The following are encoded together in the Platichthys flesus chromosome 9, fPlaFle2.1, whole genome shotgun sequence genome:
- the LOC133960273 gene encoding complement C1q tumor necrosis factor-related protein 7, whose protein sequence is MNSCQVWESKMWLSMGVVCLFHCVVGQLFETKLKGAPRLICSVPGSPGLPGKPGATGPPGADGNVGIPGRDGRDGRKGEKGEKGETGWKGRVGPTGKIGGRGDRGPAGKRGPTGASGDVGPSGALGREGEKGDMGKQGPRGTAGVCRCGSLLPKSAFSVGITSSYPLEKTPIKFNKILYNEGGHYNPQTGKFICAYPGVYFFSYDITLANKHLAIGLVQNGQFRIKTFDGNTGNHDVASGSTVISLNPEDEVWLEIFYQDQNGLFADPSWADSLFSGFLLYADTNYFDALAEDYS, encoded by the exons ATGAACAGCTGCCAGGTGTGGG aaTCGAAGATGTGGCTGTCAATgggggttgtgtgtctgttccacTGTGTCGTTGGACAGCTGTTTGAGACAAAGCTGAAAGGAGCACCACGTCTTATCTGCAGTGTCCCCGGGTCACCGGGACTGCCTGGCAAACCTGGTGCCACCGGGCCCCCGGGAGCAGATGGGAATGTGGGTATCCCAGGAAGAGATGGCAGAGATGGCAGGAAGGGCgaaaagggagaaaagggagaaacag ggtgGAAGGGCAGGGTTGGCCCAACAGGTAAGATTGGAGGGCGAGGTGACCGTGGCCCTGCAGGGAAACGAGGCCCTACAGGAGCGAGTGGAGATGTGGGCCCATCCGGTGCTCTGGGccgtgagggagagaaaggggacaTGGGCAAACAAGGGCCACGCGGCACTGCAGGAGTCTGCAGATGTGGCAGCCTGCTGCCTAAATCGGCCTTCTCTGTGGGAATCACCAGCAGCTACCCATTAGAGAAGACCCCCATCAAGTTCAATAAAATCCTCTATAATGAGGGCGGACACTACAACCCACAGACGGGCAAGTTTATCTGTGCATACCCTGGCGTTTACTTTTTCTCATATGACATTACACTGGCAAACAAACACCTGGCTATTGGTCTGGTGCAGAATGGCCAGTTTCGCATCAAAACCTTTGATGGCAACACAGGAAATCATGACGTGGCCTCTGGGTCCACTGTGATTTCCCTGAACCCAGAAGATGAGGTGTGGCTGGAAATCTTCTACCAGGACCAGAACGGTTTATTTGCAGACCCTAGCTGGGCTGACAGCTTGTTCTCCGGCTTCCTTCTCTATGCTGACACAAACTACTTTGACGCACTGGCAGAGGACTACTCGTGA